In the genome of Candidatus Kinetoplastibacterium desouzaii TCC079E, the window TAACGAGTCTTTTTTTAAAAAATTAGGTATTGGAATAATTTCTATTCCATCTTCTTCTAGTTTTTGCATTTCGTCCTGTGAAATAGTTCCTTTTATTGATCTTTTTTCAGACTCTCCTGTTTGAATTAACCTCGCTTCTTTTGCAAAGTCATTTCCAACATCTTCTGCCTTTTTTATTATATCACGTAAGTTTTTTATTATTTGAGCTTGGGTGAGTTCTATTATGTCTTTTTGAGATTCTGTCGATTTTGTTCGTTCTGTGTTATTAGATTTATTGTTTATGTAAGGGCTGGATAAACGTTTTGTAATAATAGATGAGGAGCAAATAGGACACTCTATCATTCTATGTGAATTTTGTTCTTCGTAATCATTATGAGAATTAAACCATCCTTCAAAGACATGTTTATTGTTACATTGTAAGTCAAAAACTTTTATGGCCATATTTTTAAATTTATTTATGTTGATCATAGATACATACTATAGTGCATCTATAGTATATCTATGATAAATGTCTAATTAGTTACTTTTTTATATTCATCTGTGCGTGTGTCTATTTCTATTCTATCTCCTATTTTACAAAATAGTGGAACACTTATTTCAAATCCAGTGTTAATCTTTGCTGGCTTCATAACTTTTCCTGAAGTATCACCTCTTACAGCTGGTTCGGTATAAACTATTTCTCTTATTAGTATTGTTGGAAGATCAACAGATATAGCTTTACCATCGTAAAAAACAACCTCTACTTGCAAATCATCTTGAAGATATTTTAGTGCATGCTCCATGTATTCTTTTTCTATTTCATGTTGATTAAAATCATTATCCATAAAAACATACATAGGATCATTGTAGTAGGAGAATGTGCATTCTTTTTTCTCGAGTTGAACAATTTCGAATTTTTCATCTGCCTTATATACTGATTCACTGATAGATCCAACAAGTAGATTTTTAAATTTCATTTTAACAACAGCAGAGTTACGGCCAGATTTGTTGTATTCTGTACGCTGTACAACAAGAGGTTCTCCTCCAACCATTACAACATTTCCAATTCTTAGTTCTTGAGCGGTTTTCATAAATTGTCTATTTAAAATTAGTTAGTGATATTTTTATTAATTTAATAATTGCATTTTAACTTACGTCATCTTAGATAATATTTGGTAAGATTATACAATTTTATCTTTTTTGTCTTCTGTTGTGCAGAATTTTAATAGTTTATAACTCAATGATGCTTGTGTTATTTGTAAATCACCCCAGTTTTGCGCGTGTTTTTTCCATAGGGATATATTTTTAGGTAAAATAGCTTCTGTTATGTTTTTATCAAATATTTCCATCTCATCTTGATTCCAAGATAGTATTATATTTTCCACAAATTTTGGGGCGTTGTAAATTTTTAACCATGCTTTTAGTTTTTTTATATGAACATCTTCTTCTTGCTTGTATATATGCCATATCATTGGTTTATTCGCTAATATTGATCTGACAAAAGAATCTTCTCCTCTAATAAAGTTAATGTCCATGCTCCATAATATTTTATCAAAATCAGGTTGGTTCACGAATGGGATTTTAATTATATGAACTGTGCTGGGGATATATTCTTTTTTTATTTTAATTAATTTATTATCTTTGTTAGTTAATATAATAATTTGTTTGTTTATTTTTTGTAGAGATTGAATAAGTTTATAAATGTTTGCTGTTTCATAGCAAAATAAATAACAAAAGATAGATTCATTTCTTCTATTTAGAAAAAATGAATCTATCCCTATGCTTTTTAAAAAAATATTTTGTAAATATAAAGATTTTTGAAAATCATCTCGTTGATTTTTTAAATTTTTTTCTATAATTAGTCCGCCGGTTTTGTAATTAAATCCAGGAAAAAAAAAGAATTTATTATAATTGTTTGTGATTTTTGAAGGTTTTAAATGATATTCATTTACCCATGTTTCAGCGCTTAGGTATTCTATATTAATCCAAACAGAATTTTTTTCTATAATTTTGGATATATAGTAACTAGGCAAATTGCAGCCAAATGATTCTATAACTAAGTTGCCAGGAGTTTTATCAAGAAAATTATTTTCATTCCATAAGAAGATTTCAATATTATCAACTTTTTGGTATTTTGAATTAATGTCAATTTTAGAATTTAATTTTGAGAATTTCTCAGTTTCATTAACAATTAATGCAACTTCGCAATTATAGTTATGAGCTAAGTCTCTAGCTAATCTCCAACAAAAGCCAATGTCTCCGTAGTTATCTATTACTTTACAAAAAATATCAATTTTCATATAATAAGTCTTAGTTATTTTTATTATCAAATTTAACATTATACTTTGTAATGAAATTATTGAAATATTTCAATAATTTCAAAATATTTCTTGACAGTGATCAATTTATAGAAGATAATCACTTCTTCCTTCGCAAATAATTGTTTGTGATTGAGCTCTTTAACAACTGAACAACCGATAATTGTGAGTACTTGATGCTAGTTTTGAGACATATTTTATATGTCAGGCTAAAAAACACAAGTACTCATTAAAAAAATAATTTTTTAGATTATGTCTAAAAACTCGTTTATTTTTTTGAGTAGCGACGTATTTTTCAATTTATTGAATTTACGTAATAACTAGAGATTAAACTGAAGAGTTTGATCCTGGCTCAGATTGAACGCTAGCGGAATGCTTTACACATGCAAGTCGAACGGCAGCACGAACTTCGGTTTGGTGGCGAGTGGCGGACGGGTGAGTAATGTATCGGAACGTGCCCAGTAGCGGGGGATAACTACGCGAAAGCGTAGCTAATACCGCATACGCCCTAAGGGGGAAAGCGGGGGATCTTAGGACCTCGCACTATTGGATCGGCCGATATCGGATTAGCTAGTTGGTGAGGTAATGGCTCACCAAGGCGACGATCCGTAGCTGGTCTGAGAGGACGACCAGCCACACTGGGACTGAGACACGGCCCAGACTCCTACGGGAGGCAGCAGTGGGGAATTTTGGACAATGGGGGAAACCCTGATCCAGCCATTCCGCGTGTGCGATGAAGGCCTTAGGGTTGTAAAGCACTTTTGGCAGGGAAGAAACAGCATTAGTTAATACCTAATGTGAATGACGGTACCTGCAGAATAAGCACCGGCTAACTACGTGCCAGCAGCCGCGGTAATACGTAGGGTGCAAGCGTTAATCGGAATTACTGGGCGTAAAGAGTGCGCAGGCGGTTCGGAAAGAAAGATGTGAAATCCCAGGGCTTAACCTTGGAACTGCATTTTTGACTACCGAACTAGAGTGTACCAGAGGGAGGTAGAATTCCGCATGTAGCAGTGAAATGCGTAGATATGCGGAGGAACACCAATGGCGAAGGCAGCCTCCTGGGGTAACACTGACGCTCATGCACGAAAGCGTGGGGAGCAAACAGGATTAGATACCCTGGTAGTCCACGCCCTAAACGATGTCAACTAGCTGTTGGGGTCTTCGGATCTTAGTAGCGCAGCTAACGCGTGAAGTTGACCGCCTGGGGAGTACGGTCGCAAGATTAAAACTCAAAGGAATTGACGGGGACCCGCACAAGCGGTGGATGATGTGGATTAATTCGATGCAACGCGAAAAACCTTACCTACCCTTGACATGTCTAGAATCCCGAAGAGATTTGGGAGTGCTTGCAAAAGAACTAGAACACAGGTGCTGCATGGCTGTCGTCAGCTCGTGTCGTGAGATGTTGGGTTAAGTCCCGCAACGAGCGCAACCCTTGTCATTAGTTGCTACGAAAGGGCACTCTAATGAGACTGCCGGTGACAAACCGGAGGAAGGTGGGGATGACGTCAAGTCCTCATGGCCCTTATGGGTAGGGCTTCACACGTCATACAATGGTCGGGACAGAGGGTTGCCAACCCGCGAGGGGGAGCTAATCCCACAAACCCGATCGTAGTCCGGATCGTAGTCTGCAACTCGACTACGTGAAGTCGGAATCGCTAGTAATCGCGGATCAGAATGTCGCGGTGAATACGTTCTCGGGTCTTGTACACACCGCCCGTCACACCATGGGAGTGGGTTTTACCAGAAGTAGTTAGCCTAACCGTAAGGAGGGCGATTACCACGGTAGGATTCATGACTGGGGTGAAGTCGTAACAAGGTAGCCGTATCGGAAGGTGCGGCTGGATCACCTCCTTTAAGAGCTAAAGCTATGTATTAAGTGCTCACAATTATCGGTTGTTATTTAGCTGAGATTGGTAGTAAACAGGATTTGCAACAGATTCTCCATTGTAATTTGTGCTTTAAGGTGCTAATTTAATATATGTATGGGTCTGTAGCTCAGCTGGTTAGAGCACCGTCTTGATAAGGCGGGGGTCGTTGGTTCAAGTCCAACCAGACCCACCATTTCTTTGAGCAAGACCTTTAATAAATTGGGGGTGTAGCTCAGTTGGGAGAGCGCCTGCTTTGCAAGCAGGAGGTCATCGGTTCGATCCCGTTCACCTCCACCAAAATCAAGTTAGAGTTTAATTTTTAGGCTTATTTTAAGCTTAAAAATTAAGCTTTATAAGCTAATTGTTCTTTAAAAATCTAGAAGAGACGCAACGAAATATTAACTATAGTTGTTTTTTGTAACTATAGTATTAGGGTTTTGATTGCATTATATTTTAAAGAGTAAAATCTTTGGAATACTTATGAACAGCACAAACATATGTCAATATTTTTATAGCCTTTAGTGTTATAGGATCAAGTGACTAAGTGCATATGGTGGATGCCTTGGCGATCACAGGCGATGAAGGACGTAGTATCCTGCGAAAAGCTGCGGGGAGCTGGAAAACAAGCTTCGATCCGCAGATGTCCGAATGGGGAAACCCACTCCTTATTGGAGTATCTCTGATTGAATACATAGATCAGTAGAAGCGAACCGGGTGAACTGAAACATCTAAGTAACTCGAGGAAAAGAAATCAACCGAGATTCCGAAAGTAGTGGCGAGCGAAATCGGATCAGCCTTTACGTTTTAGCGTTATTGATAGTCGAAAGAGATGGAAATCTCTGCCATAGTAGGTGATAGCCCTGTAGACGAAATCTTTGATGTGGAACTAAGCGTAAGAAAAGTAGGGCGGGACACGTGAAATCCTGTTTGAATATGGGGGGACCATCCTCCAAGGCTAAATACTCGTGATCGACCGATAGTGAACCAGTACCGTGAGGGAAAGGCGAAAAGAACCCCGGGAGGGGAGTGAAATAGATCCTGAAACCGTATGCATACAAACAGTAGGAGCGGATTTATTCCGTGACTGCGTACCTTTTGTATAATGGGTCAGCGACTTACATTCAGTGGCAAGCTTAACCAAATAGGGGAGGCGTAGCGAAAGCGAGTCCGAATAGGGCGACATAGTCGCTGGGTGTAGACCCGAAACCAGATGATCTATCCATGGCCAGGTTGAAGGCACGGTAACACGTGCTGGAGGACCGAACCCACTAATGTTGAAAAATTAGGGGATGAGCTGTGGATAGGGGTGAAAGGCCAAACAAATCTGGAAATAGCTGGTTCTCTCCGAAAACTATTTAGGTAGTGCCTCACGTATTACTGTATGGGGTAGAGCACTGTTATAGCTAGGGGGTCATGGCGACTTACCAAACTATGGCAAACTCCGAATACGTACAAGTACAGCGTGGGAGACAGAGCACCGGGTGCTAACGTCCGGACTCGAAAGGGAAACAACCCAGACCGCCAGCTAAGGTCCCAAATTATCGCTAAGTGGTAAACGAAGTGGGAAGGCATAGACAGTCAGGAGGTTGGCTTAGAAGCAGCCATCCTTTAAAGAAAGCGTAATAGCTCACTGATCGAGTCGTCCTGCGCGGAAGATGTAACGGGGCTAAGCGATAAACCGAAGCTGCGGGCGTGTTTTATACACGCGGTAGGAGAGCGTTCTGTAAGCCTGCGAAGGTGGCCTGTAAGGGCTGCTGGAGGTATCAGAAGTGCGAATGCTGACATGAGTAGCGATAAAGGAGGTGAAAAGCCTCCTCGCCGTAAGTCCAAGGTTTCCTGCGCAACGTTCATCGGCGCAGGGTGAGTCGGCCCCTAAGGCGAGGCAGAGATGCGTAGCTGATGGGAAGCTGGTTAATATTCCAGCACCATTGTACAGTGCGATGGGGGGACGAATTGTGGAAAATCATCAGGGTGTTGGAAATCCCTGTTGCTGCATTATAGAAGGTGATTAGGAAAATCCGGTCACATTATTCGAGGGTGCGGCACGAGCGAATATATTTCGTGAAGTGATTGGAAGTGGTTCCAAGAAAAGCCTCTAAGCTTCAGCTGTACAAGACCGTACCGCAAACCGACACAGGTGGACGGGATGAATATTCTAAGGCGCTTGAGAGAACTCAGGAGAAGGAACTCGGCAAATTGATACCGTAACTTCGGGAGAAGGTATGCCTCATTAGTGTGATGAGCTCGCGCTTATAGCATGAAGAGGCCGCAGATAATCGGTGGCTGCGACTGTTTATTAAAAACATAGCACTCTGCAAAGACGAAAGTCGACGTATAGGGTGTGACGCCTGCCCGGTGCCGGAAGGTTAAGTGATGGGGTGCAAGCTCTTGATCGAAGCCCCGGTAAACGGCGGCCGTAACTATAACGGTCCTAAGGTAGCGAAATTCCT includes:
- the earP gene encoding elongation factor P maturation arginine rhamnosyltransferase EarP, whose protein sequence is MKIDIFCKVIDNYGDIGFCWRLARDLAHNYNCEVALIVNETEKFSKLNSKIDINSKYQKVDNIEIFLWNENNFLDKTPGNLVIESFGCNLPSYYISKIIEKNSVWINIEYLSAETWVNEYHLKPSKITNNYNKFFFFPGFNYKTGGLIIEKNLKNQRDDFQKSLYLQNIFLKSIGIDSFFLNRRNESIFCYLFCYETANIYKLIQSLQKINKQIIILTNKDNKLIKIKKEYIPSTVHIIKIPFVNQPDFDKILWSMDINFIRGEDSFVRSILANKPMIWHIYKQEEDVHIKKLKAWLKIYNAPKFVENIILSWNQDEMEIFDKNITEAILPKNISLWKKHAQNWGDLQITQASLSYKLLKFCTTEDKKDKIV
- a CDS encoding DUF1178 family protein, encoding MININKFKNMAIKVFDLQCNNKHVFEGWFNSHNDYEEQNSHRMIECPICSSSIITKRLSSPYINNKSNNTERTKSTESQKDIIELTQAQIIKNLRDIIKKAEDVGNDFAKEARLIQTGESEKRSIKGTISQDEMQKLEEDGIEIIPIPNFLKKDSLQ
- the efp gene encoding elongation factor P, which gives rise to MKTAQELRIGNVVMVGGEPLVVQRTEYNKSGRNSAVVKMKFKNLLVGSISESVYKADEKFEIVQLEKKECTFSYYNDPMYVFMDNDFNQHEIEKEYMEHALKYLQDDLQVEVVFYDGKAISVDLPTILIREIVYTEPAVRGDTSGKVMKPAKINTGFEISVPLFCKIGDRIEIDTRTDEYKKVTN